The Phycisphaeraceae bacterium genome has a segment encoding these proteins:
- a CDS encoding APC family permease — translation MTDHDRHDHGSDYEKGSVTLTGSIAMGTGVMIGAGIFALTGQVAELAGGLFPVAFIAAAVVVAFSAYSYVKVCNEYPSAGGIAMILKKAYGPGVVTAGCSLLMYFSMVINESLVARTFGTYTMRIFGEGSDSWLAPALGVGLIVAAFVVNLLGNQVIGGLSKITAIIKIGGIAVFAGIGLWVSGLSSGTLIGDGSPSEAEGGAAGFLAAVALSILAYKGFTTITNSGDEIKKPKKNVGRSIIFSLLICTGLYLLVTLAVAGNLSVDQIITARDSSLAEAARPAVGRWGEWLTIGLAIIATISGIIASMFAVSRMLAMLTDMELVPHRHFGMPGRIQKHTLVYTAVIALALTVFFDLSRIASLGAIFYIVMDMAIHWGVFKHLRRELGARGWVLLTALALDAVVLGAFLYIKLTNDPLVVGVSVGGMALIFGAEWWFLRKEAASRDAED, via the coding sequence ATGACCGACCACGACCGGCACGACCACGGATCTGATTACGAGAAGGGCAGCGTCACGCTGACCGGCTCGATCGCGATGGGCACCGGCGTCATGATCGGCGCCGGCATCTTCGCCCTCACCGGGCAAGTCGCCGAGCTCGCCGGCGGCCTCTTCCCGGTGGCCTTCATCGCCGCGGCGGTCGTCGTCGCGTTCAGCGCGTACTCGTATGTCAAGGTATGCAACGAATACCCATCCGCCGGCGGGATCGCGATGATTCTCAAGAAGGCGTACGGGCCGGGCGTCGTCACCGCCGGGTGCTCGCTGCTCATGTACTTCTCGATGGTCATCAACGAGAGTCTGGTCGCCCGAACGTTCGGCACGTACACGATGCGGATCTTCGGCGAAGGCTCCGATTCGTGGCTCGCGCCGGCGCTCGGTGTCGGGTTGATCGTTGCCGCCTTCGTCGTCAATCTGCTCGGCAATCAGGTGATCGGCGGACTGAGCAAGATCACCGCCATCATCAAGATCGGCGGAATCGCCGTGTTCGCGGGCATCGGCCTGTGGGTGTCGGGACTCTCCTCCGGCACGCTCATCGGAGACGGCTCACCGTCCGAGGCCGAGGGTGGTGCCGCGGGTTTCCTCGCGGCGGTCGCGCTCTCGATCCTCGCCTACAAGGGCTTCACAACCATCACGAACAGCGGTGACGAGATCAAGAAGCCCAAGAAGAACGTCGGCCGTTCCATCATCTTTAGTCTGCTCATCTGCACCGGGCTCTACCTGCTCGTCACGCTCGCGGTCGCCGGCAACCTGTCGGTCGATCAGATTATCACCGCTCGGGACTCTTCCCTCGCCGAAGCCGCTCGCCCCGCAGTCGGACGATGGGGTGAGTGGCTCACCATCGGGCTTGCGATTATCGCGACGATCTCCGGCATTATCGCCAGCATGTTCGCCGTGTCGCGGATGCTCGCGATGCTCACCGACATGGAGCTCGTTCCGCATCGCCACTTCGGCATGCCCGGGCGCATCCAGAAGCACACGCTGGTCTACACCGCTGTTATTGCACTCGCGCTGACGGTCTTCTTTGACCTCAGCCGCATTGCATCGCTCGGCGCGATCTTCTACATCGTCATGGACATGGCGATCCACTGGGGCGTGTTCAAGCACCTGCGGCGCGAGTTGGGCGCCCGCGGTTGGGTTCTGCTCACGGCACTCGCGCTCGACGCCGTCGTGCTCGGCGCATTCCTGTACATCAAGCTCACGAACGACCCTCTGGTCGTCGGCGTCTCCGTCGGCGGCATGGCCCTGATCTTTGGCGCCGAGTGGTGGTTCCTGCGGAAGGAGGCTGCATCCCGTGACGCAGAAGACTGA
- a CDS encoding serine/threonine protein kinase: MNDPPPTSDRQRLAALAVKVIEADPGERDALIAEATANRPDLQDKLVRIIEESSSPDAGDPLDALGEIFRLAVADMPSEPFDQSGTQIDRYRLVRLLGAGAYGAVYLAEQEQPVRRSVAIKVIKLGMDSASVLARFEQERQVLALMDHPGVARILDGGATTQGTPYFVMEYVDGDPITVFCDRNRLGVKNRLSLFASVCEAVQHAHMRGVIHRDLKPSNILVHEGEDNTPRAKVIDFGIAKAVLGPTTPAATLTQRDELVGTLEYMSPEQARGGSLGVDVRADVYSLGAVLYELLAGQLPFDPKDLRARGTAGACELISTKDPLRPSARLAAAGEAAGTIAGDRSMSVSTLTDSLRRELEWIPLYAMRKDREHRYQSVQQLGDDIRAYLRGHALVAGPESTTYRVRKFARRHRTGVAVGVAIMAALGLGAFGLTAGLLRANAALRIADARADQLDRLSAFLEQTIGGVDPVIAQGMDRQLFVRVLQSSEAALDATSFDAPREFRVRLMLARAYQTLGEPEHGRPHVRRLEELQDAAQPDALSVAQLLEHRYWLLKHDNEMAESELLLNDMIAHCDARLGRTSIQAIHAVCWLADTHAVRRDGVPQREDVIRSLLADAESRAVEGFGKGSEQHADVLHAASTVLHFLGAGSKEEAAEYGSRAVQMYADALGPGSVQSIAATARLASHLLFVPDYDECIRLYRSVVESARQVLGEQHSVTSSIHSGLGRALLWREKPADLLDAIEHLTTAVDLYRSGGPRHRGAYLSSANWLVIALSRNGQLQAALELARESSEVAVEVAHVPAFDAIVAVVCQRSGEVDQDALAEQHLISMYSAACARHGDDTAIARSTAKAVAAFHKRKGNEESAREWAARGSVPVSQ, from the coding sequence ATGAACGATCCGCCACCCACAAGTGACCGCCAGCGTCTTGCGGCATTAGCGGTGAAGGTGATCGAGGCAGACCCGGGCGAGCGTGACGCGCTCATCGCAGAGGCGACCGCGAACCGACCCGACCTGCAAGACAAACTCGTGCGCATTATCGAGGAGTCCTCTTCGCCCGACGCGGGGGATCCGCTCGATGCTCTGGGCGAGATCTTCCGACTGGCAGTCGCTGATATGCCGAGCGAGCCGTTCGACCAGAGCGGAACGCAGATCGACCGCTACAGGTTGGTGCGGCTCCTCGGCGCCGGTGCATATGGCGCGGTGTACCTTGCTGAACAAGAGCAGCCGGTGCGCCGGTCAGTCGCGATCAAGGTCATCAAGCTCGGCATGGACTCCGCATCAGTGCTCGCTCGCTTCGAGCAGGAGCGGCAGGTTCTGGCTCTCATGGATCACCCGGGCGTTGCTCGGATTCTTGACGGCGGGGCCACGACCCAGGGGACACCGTACTTTGTCATGGAGTATGTGGACGGCGACCCGATCACCGTGTTTTGCGACCGGAACCGGCTCGGCGTCAAGAACCGTCTCAGCCTGTTTGCCTCGGTATGCGAGGCCGTCCAGCACGCGCATATGAGGGGGGTGATCCACCGCGACCTAAAGCCCAGCAACATTCTGGTCCATGAAGGGGAAGACAATACACCCCGGGCAAAGGTCATCGACTTCGGGATTGCCAAAGCGGTACTCGGGCCGACAACACCGGCGGCGACACTCACGCAACGCGACGAGCTTGTCGGAACGTTGGAGTACATGAGCCCCGAGCAGGCTCGCGGCGGATCTCTCGGAGTCGATGTTCGAGCCGACGTCTATTCTCTCGGCGCCGTGCTGTACGAGTTGCTCGCGGGGCAGCTTCCATTCGACCCGAAAGATCTGCGCGCACGGGGGACTGCGGGCGCTTGCGAACTGATCAGCACCAAGGATCCCCTCAGGCCGAGCGCACGCCTTGCCGCCGCCGGTGAAGCGGCTGGCACGATCGCTGGTGACCGATCGATGTCGGTGTCGACGCTCACCGACTCTCTGCGACGCGAACTGGAGTGGATCCCTCTGTACGCGATGCGGAAGGACCGCGAGCACCGTTATCAATCCGTACAGCAACTGGGCGACGACATCCGCGCCTACTTGCGCGGGCACGCACTGGTTGCCGGTCCGGAGAGCACCACATATAGGGTGCGCAAGTTCGCCAGAAGGCATCGCACGGGGGTTGCGGTCGGCGTCGCGATCATGGCCGCGCTCGGACTCGGCGCCTTCGGGCTGACGGCCGGGCTGCTCCGAGCGAATGCCGCGCTCCGTATCGCAGACGCACGAGCTGACCAACTCGACCGGCTGTCCGCGTTCCTTGAGCAAACCATCGGCGGCGTCGACCCTGTCATTGCGCAGGGGATGGACCGGCAGTTGTTCGTGCGGGTGCTTCAATCGTCCGAGGCCGCGCTCGACGCGACATCCTTTGACGCACCGCGGGAGTTTCGCGTACGGCTCATGCTGGCGCGCGCGTATCAGACGCTCGGCGAGCCGGAGCATGGGCGGCCGCACGTCCGTCGCCTAGAGGAGCTCCAAGACGCGGCGCAGCCCGACGCTCTAAGCGTCGCGCAGTTGCTTGAACATCGCTACTGGCTTCTCAAGCATGACAACGAGATGGCCGAGTCCGAGCTGCTGCTCAACGACATGATCGCCCACTGCGACGCTCGATTGGGTCGCACGAGCATCCAGGCGATCCACGCCGTCTGCTGGCTCGCGGACACGCATGCCGTTCGACGGGACGGTGTGCCGCAGCGGGAGGACGTCATCCGATCTCTGCTTGCAGATGCGGAGTCCCGCGCGGTTGAAGGCTTCGGCAAAGGCTCTGAGCAGCATGCCGATGTTCTCCACGCGGCGTCAACGGTGCTGCACTTTCTGGGCGCCGGCAGCAAAGAGGAGGCAGCCGAGTACGGATCACGCGCGGTGCAGATGTACGCAGACGCTCTCGGCCCGGGCTCGGTGCAGTCAATCGCGGCAACCGCGCGACTCGCGTCGCATTTGCTGTTCGTGCCCGACTATGACGAGTGCATCCGTCTGTATCGGAGCGTTGTCGAGTCGGCCCGACAAGTCCTGGGCGAACAGCACAGCGTGACGAGCAGCATTCATAGCGGGCTCGGCCGAGCGTTGCTGTGGCGAGAGAAGCCCGCGGACCTCTTGGACGCCATTGAACACCTGACCACGGCGGTTGACTTGTACCGTTCCGGCGGACCTCGGCATCGAGGCGCGTACCTCAGCAGCGCCAACTGGCTGGTCATCGCGTTGTCGAGGAACGGTCAGCTTCAGGCCGCGCTCGAACTCGCACGGGAGAGCAGTGAGGTCGCCGTGGAAGTGGCGCATGTTCCGGCGTTCGATGCCATTGTTGCGGTGGTATGCCAGCGAAGCGGTGAGGTGGATCAGGACGCGCTCGCAGAACAGCACCTGATCTCAATGTACAGCGCCGCATGCGCGCGTCATGGCGACGACACAGCGATCGCTCGCTCGACGGCCAAAGCCGTTGCTGCGTTCCACAAGCGCAAGGGCAATGAAGAGTCCGCACGGGAATGGGCCGCGCGCGGAAGTGTTCCCGTATCCCAATAA
- a CDS encoding YHS domain-containing protein, protein MKVSPGNAADRFEHDGTEHLFCSTSCAEKFRADPARYLENQDEGADHGDHSCSDHEAKADSAARREGSKDAIYTCPMHPEVRQVGPGDCPKCGMALEPVDATAEQDDTELRDMTRRFWIATAFTAPLLVHVMGNMLFGHVFESWIGPAAGQWAELALATPVVLWCAWPFFVRGARSIRTVQPNMWTLISIGVAIAYVFSVIATIASGLFPEALRGDDGRVGVYFEAAAAIVTLVLLGQVKELRARRQTGGASANSSNSHRECG, encoded by the coding sequence ATGAAGGTCTCCCCCGGCAACGCGGCAGACCGCTTCGAGCACGACGGCACCGAGCACCTCTTCTGCTCGACGAGCTGTGCAGAGAAGTTCCGCGCCGATCCGGCCCGCTACCTGGAGAACCAAGACGAGGGTGCGGACCACGGCGACCACTCCTGCAGCGATCACGAAGCGAAGGCCGACTCAGCAGCAAGGCGCGAAGGGTCCAAGGACGCCATCTACACCTGCCCCATGCATCCCGAGGTCCGCCAGGTCGGCCCCGGTGACTGCCCGAAGTGCGGCATGGCGCTCGAACCCGTTGACGCGACCGCGGAGCAGGACGATACCGAGCTCCGCGACATGACCCGCCGATTCTGGATCGCGACCGCCTTTACGGCGCCGCTGCTCGTCCATGTCATGGGAAACATGCTCTTCGGTCATGTGTTCGAGTCGTGGATCGGTCCCGCCGCGGGTCAATGGGCCGAACTCGCGCTGGCGACCCCCGTGGTGCTCTGGTGCGCGTGGCCGTTCTTCGTCCGGGGTGCCCGCTCGATCCGGACCGTGCAACCGAACATGTGGACGCTCATCTCTATCGGCGTCGCGATCGCGTACGTCTTTAGCGTCATCGCAACGATCGCGTCGGGCTTGTTCCCCGAAGCGCTGCGCGGCGATGATGGCCGAGTCGGCGTCTACTTCGAGGCCGCTGCGGCCATTGTCACGCTCGTGCTCCTCGGCCAGGTCAAGGAACTCCGCGCCCGCCGCCAGACCGGCGGCGCATCCGCGAACTCCTCGAACTCGCACCGCGAGTGCGGTTGA